The following is a genomic window from Clostridium fungisolvens.
CCTTCAAAACTAATAAGGTACCTTAATATATTCATCATATACCCAGCTATTTTTATTGTCAACAATTTTATTAAGGTACCTTAATTTATTTTTGTTTAGTCATTTCTTTTCTTGTATTTGCTAAATTTATAGAATATAATCTTTGTATTTCCCGATATGAAATGATTTTAATACAGTTATAACTCGATTATAAATAGATTTAGGTAAAAAGAAAGTGAGGTTACAAATGAAAATTTCAAAAAATAGACTTGAAGCCTTTAGCGACGGAGTAATTGCAATTATTGTTACTATAATAGTTTTAAATATCCCTACACCAAATACCTTTGACACTGCTTCAATTTATGGATTAATTAATTCAATTGTTGTATATCTAGTCAGCTTCTTGGTTGTAGGAAACTTTTGGAACCAGCATAGAAGACTTTTTGATGAATTAGAACATGTTACTAATAGAGTTGTGTGGATAAACATAATATTCCTATTTTTCTTATCACTAGTGCCACTGTTTACAAAATGGGTTATTCAGAACCCTAATGCAGTTGCACCAGCAGTTGGGTATGCAATAGTTTTTTTATGTGTCAATTTTAGCATGACTTT
Proteins encoded in this region:
- a CDS encoding TMEM175 family protein — translated: MKISKNRLEAFSDGVIAIIVTIIVLNIPTPNTFDTASIYGLINSIVVYLVSFLVVGNFWNQHRRLFDELEHVTNRVVWINIIFLFFLSLVPLFTKWVIQNPNAVAPAVGYAIVFLCVNFSMTFMFLLIIPTTLFEHKYKLYSRIFMMPVISSIIILIAFYYPRISIILFIGLPVASSVLNLLFEVDPQHHERQKRRRPHFHDKH